One window of Magnetospirillum sp. 15-1 genomic DNA carries:
- a CDS encoding DnaT-like ssDNA-binding protein, with amino-acid sequence MSRAITSTTQAMAWPRQGASDAEGRAIGNTTIPQAIQTAQCELALRLLSEDLTEDDGNKGVRVVEAGSVRLEYDGRAPAKTLPDTVRALLKPFLRPEEGSSARLVF; translated from the coding sequence ATGTCGCGGGCGATCACCTCGACCACACAGGCGATGGCTTGGCCCCGGCAGGGCGCTTCTGACGCTGAAGGCCGCGCCATCGGCAACACCACGATTCCCCAGGCCATCCAAACCGCCCAATGCGAACTGGCGTTGCGCTTGCTGTCCGAGGATCTGACCGAAGACGACGGCAACAAGGGCGTGCGGGTGGTGGAAGCCGGTTCCGTACGCCTGGAGTATGACGGCCGCGCCCCGGCCAAGACCCTGCCCGACACCGTGCGGGCACTGCTGAAGCCCTTCCTTCGTCCCGAGGAAGGTTCTTCGGCACGGCTGGTGTTCTGA